Genomic DNA from Gemmatimonadota bacterium:
TTTCGCTGAGCCAGATGCGGGATATCTTCATCGTCACCGGCATACTTTCGCCCATCGGCATCCTCATCGCGGGCGTCATGGTGTGGTGGAGAAGGAAATAGGAGGCGATGTACCGTGAGCGGTGGCCGTTACACGATCATCCTGGCTGTCATTCTGGGATTGCTGGCGTCCTGTTACTTCCTTTTCGTCCTGGAAGAAGAACAGATCGCGGAAATCGAGCGTGTGTTCGAGGTCGACGCGGAGGAGGTCGTTGGGATCAGGGTTGCCGTGGATGGTGAAGCCACAACGCTGGAAAAGGTGCCGATGAAGGGCTGGGAGATAACCGAGCCGGTCAGGTACGCGGCCGACCCGAACGTCGTGGGAACGCTGTTGCAGGAGTTCTCCACCCTGTCCCCCGCCCGTACCGTGGCTGATTCGGCGGAAGTCCTGTCGGAATACGGCCTCGAGCTTCCATCGGCGTCCGTCGAGGTAACCCGGGGTCTCGACAAGCCCATGGTGTTGCTGCTGGGAGACGTGAACCCGACGGGCGCGGCCTATTACGCCGCTGAACAGGGAACCCGGCGGGTGTTTCTCGTCTCCGCGCGGATCAATGAGAATCTGCGCAGGTCGACCGATGCGTTGCGGGACCGCAGCCTGATGCGGGTTGAGCAGGACAAGGTGGAAGAGATCATCCTCGAAAAGGGAGACCGCAGAGTCGTCATCAAGTTGGATCCCTTTGGGATCTGGCGCGTGGAAGAGCCCTATCAGCTGCCGGCGGAGCGCGATGAAGTGGCCAACGCGATAAGTACGATCATCGGCGCCTCGGCGATTTCCTTCATCGATGAGGCGCCGTCTTCGCTTGAGGGATACGGTTTGACGGATCCGGTGATGACGGCGACCGTGAAATCCGGTGACGGCGGGATCCGGCATACGCTGATCCTGGGTAATGAAGAAATGGGCCTCGTCTATGCCATGACCGGCGAGAGACGCAACGTGTACTCGGTTTCGATGTCGATCCTCCAGCAACTGGACCGTGAGCCCGACTTCTACAGAAGGATTACAGCTTTCGATTTTCAGTCCTACAAGATCCCTGTATTTTCGATGAACCTGGGAAACGAGTCCGTGACCCTGGTCAAGCGGACCTTCGAGGACTGGCGGATGACGTCTCCTTATGAGTTGAGAGCCAATGACCGTTTCATTACGGCCATGCTGGACAGCCTGGAGATCACGCGTGTGCGGGAGCACATCCCGTCGACGTCCGCGAACAGAGCGACGTACGGTCTCGACAACCCGGCCGCCAGCCTGTCGCTTACGATTGAAGACCGGGTGAGGCCCCAGGAAGTCCTGGTCGGAACGGTCTCCGGTGATGGGAAGTACAGATACATGCTGGATCCCGCGGAGGAGTGGATCTACGCGGTGGACGCATCCGGTCTGCAGCATCTCCCGGCCACCGCACTGGAGCTGCGCGACAACAGGATTCTGCGGTTCAAGGGCTACCAGGTGCACATGTTCGAGGTGATCACACCCGACGAACGCGTACGGGTACGCCGCGACCAGAAGCAGAGAGTCGTGTGGAAAATGGAAGAGCCGGCGACGGGCGACGCGGACGCGATCTCGGTCGGTCGGGCGTTCAGCGAACTGGATTCACTGTATTCGCAGGCTTTCGTAACGGCGGATCCCGATGCGGACCTGGCATCCTATGGACTCGACAGGCCGATCATGGAACTTACGCTGCAGATCGGCGGCCGGGACGATGTGCCGGAAGAACGCATATCGCTCCTGGTGGGCAAGTCTTTTCCCGGGGACGGGAGTCTGGTCTACGTCAAGCAGCGAAACAGCCCCGTCGTGTCCCTGGCCAAGGCCGGGTTTGTAGCCCGAATCAACAATATGGTCGCCCAGACACCGAAATCGTGACATGAGGCGGCGTGCGGTGAGGTACTTCGGTTTATTCGCCACCCTCCTGGTGGCTGTCTCAACGAATCCGGTCGCTGCCGAACCCGTCCCGGCGCCGCAGGAAGAAGACGACGCGTTTTCGATCGCGGCCTCGGTAGACCGCGACCGGATCACCGTGGGCGATCCCTTCCTGTACCGGGTCACCGTGAAAAGCCCCGGTAACGCCGCGATCGAGTGGCCGGAAGCCGGACGACCTCCGGAAGGTTTCGAGCTGGTCTCCTTCGAGCACGAAGGACCCCTGCCCGGGCCCGGCGGCGCGAACATCGATTCCCTCCGCTATGTACTCACCCTGTATCGGACGGGTGAGCATTCCATACCGCCCTTTTCACTTAAGAGTGTTCTTTCGGATGGTACCGAGCTTTCCGCCGAATCGGATGCCATACCGGTTACCGTGGTCAGCGTGATCGACGATGATGCGGCGGACATACGCGATCTGAAGGACCCGGTGGAAATCCCCGGCGAGGTGCCGTGGTACTGGTGGATGATCGGCGGCCTGGTATTGCTCGCCGTCGCGGCTGCGGTCATGCTGTACATCAGGCGCCGCAGGAACCGGGGTGCTCCGAACGGCTCGGTCCCGGAAGCCGAGCGCCCTCCCGACGAAATCGCCCTGGAAGAACTGGATCGGCTGGCTCTCAGGGAGTGGCTGGCCCAGGGACGCGTGAACGCCCATTACTCCACGCTGTCGGAAATCCTGCGCCGGTACCTGTCCGCGCGCTATCGGATAGCCGCCATGGAATACACGACCTCTGAGCTGGTGGCGGCGTTGAACGTGCTCGATCTCGGGAACGAAGAAACGCGGGCCGTCCGGATGCTGTTCGAGGAATGCGACATGGTCAAATTCGCAAGGTATACGCCGGGATCCCATCGTCAGTCTCTTTCCTTGCAGGAAGGAAGGGAGATCGTCGAGCTTACACGCCCGCCCGAGGTGCCCGAAGCCCCGGAATCCACCGCACCGGACAAATTGGCTGACGACGATTCTCCCGTCGCCGGCGAGGCTTCGGACGGCGGTGCGGGATCTGTGCAGGCACCGGCAAAGGATTGATGTACCCATGTTCTTTTCCGTACCCATGATTCTCGGTCTTCTCGCGGCCCTGCCGGTACTCCTGTGGTGGTATCGCCGCCAGGTGAAGGGCCGGCGGGGCGGAATGCGGTTTTCCGATATCTCCGTCGTAAGCCGGCTGAAGCCCGCGTCCATCCTGAAGTACCGCCACGTCCCCTTCGCGTTGCGCGCCGCCGCCATCGGCCTGGCGATCCTGGCCCTTGCCCGGCCGCAGACGGGGACCGAAGGTGCGGAGGTGATGACCGAGGGTATCGACATCGTGCTGGCGCTCGACATCTCCGGCAGCATGGGAGCCGAAGACTATAAGCCCCGAAATCGTCTTTATGTCGCCAAATCCGTGATCTCCGATTTTATCCGGGAACGGAAA
This window encodes:
- a CDS encoding DUF4340 domain-containing protein: MSGGRYTIILAVILGLLASCYFLFVLEEEQIAEIERVFEVDAEEVVGIRVAVDGEATTLEKVPMKGWEITEPVRYAADPNVVGTLLQEFSTLSPARTVADSAEVLSEYGLELPSASVEVTRGLDKPMVLLLGDVNPTGAAYYAAEQGTRRVFLVSARINENLRRSTDALRDRSLMRVEQDKVEEIILEKGDRRVVIKLDPFGIWRVEEPYQLPAERDEVANAISTIIGASAISFIDEAPSSLEGYGLTDPVMTATVKSGDGGIRHTLILGNEEMGLVYAMTGERRNVYSVSMSILQQLDREPDFYRRITAFDFQSYKIPVFSMNLGNESVTLVKRTFEDWRMTSPYELRANDRFITAMLDSLEITRVREHIPSTSANRATYGLDNPAASLSLTIEDRVRPQEVLVGTVSGDGKYRYMLDPAEEWIYAVDASGLQHLPATALELRDNRILRFKGYQVHMFEVITPDERVRVRRDQKQRVVWKMEEPATGDADAISVGRAFSELDSLYSQAFVTADPDADLASYGLDRPIMELTLQIGGRDDVPEERISLLVGKSFPGDGSLVYVKQRNSPVVSLAKAGFVARINNMVAQTPKS
- a CDS encoding BatD family protein, encoding MRYFGLFATLLVAVSTNPVAAEPVPAPQEEDDAFSIAASVDRDRITVGDPFLYRVTVKSPGNAAIEWPEAGRPPEGFELVSFEHEGPLPGPGGANIDSLRYVLTLYRTGEHSIPPFSLKSVLSDGTELSAESDAIPVTVVSVIDDDAADIRDLKDPVEIPGEVPWYWWMIGGLVLLAVAAAVMLYIRRRRNRGAPNGSVPEAERPPDEIALEELDRLALREWLAQGRVNAHYSTLSEILRRYLSARYRIAAMEYTTSELVAALNVLDLGNEETRAVRMLFEECDMVKFARYTPGSHRQSLSLQEGREIVELTRPPEVPEAPESTAPDKLADDDSPVAGEASDGGAGSVQAPAKD